The following proteins are encoded in a genomic region of Hymenobacter siberiensis:
- a CDS encoding DNA gyrase/topoisomerase IV subunit A, which translates to MPTEEQTEEEPKFAPGETIHDVATVRGMYQNWFLDYASYVILERAVPAIEDGLKPVQRRILHAMKEMDDGRFNKVANVIGQTMQYHPHGDASIGDAIVNLGQKDLLIETQGNWGDVRTGDGAAAARYIEARLSKFAIDVVFNPDTTEWQLSYDGRKREPITLPVKFPLLLAQGVEGIAVGLSTKIMPHNFRELCKASIDVLRGREVQLFPDFSTGGLCDVTNYNSGMRGAKIRLRATIEKVDKTLLIIRDIPYGSTTTALMESIVKASEANKIKIKKVVDNTAANVEIQVQLPTGVSPDLTMDALYAFTDCEISISPNTCVIIDDKPRFVGVEDVLRQSTKATVRLLERELEIRQDELWERWHNASLEKIFIENRIYRKIEECETWAEILETIDKGLKKFVRIEGEKAKAEDTRIVLRRPIEEDDLTRLTEIRIKRISKFDAFKADEYLQKLEAELAEVADHLANLTRYAINYFEGLLKKYGAGRERKTQLRTFDVVTAQKVAIANQKLYVNRVDGFVGYGLKKDEFVCDCSDLDDIIAIKRDGTFMVTKIGDKTFVGKDILHVGVYNKNDDRLVYNMVYLDGASGISFAKRFLVSGITRDKTYDLTKGTKGTKTLYLTANPNSESEIVNILLSDKAPARVKQFDFDFAELSIKGKGSMGNIVTKQPIKKITQKTLGDSTLGGREMFFDSVVGRLNTAGHGRYLGTFDTENALLVVHKDGSYELTAPDPAIHFDVPNMVLLRKLESDTVLSTVYLDGESKVHYVKRFRIETSTLAKRFLFISEAKGSKMLAVTANPEPLVEVKIQKDKKAEKETENIALHDFIDVKGWKAMGNKLNYYKIHALALLTDEGPEPQRREVKKRAAAPRPGENPAGAEAQPEPAGPVDVTAEEVARAQELLKRPKAQLGLF; encoded by the coding sequence GGAGCAAACCGAGGAGGAGCCTAAATTCGCCCCGGGCGAAACCATTCACGACGTGGCCACCGTGCGCGGCATGTACCAGAACTGGTTTCTGGACTACGCCTCCTACGTAATTCTGGAGCGGGCCGTGCCCGCCATCGAGGACGGCCTCAAGCCCGTGCAGCGCCGCATCCTGCACGCCATGAAGGAGATGGACGACGGCCGCTTCAACAAAGTGGCCAACGTCATCGGGCAGACCATGCAGTACCACCCGCATGGCGACGCCAGCATCGGCGATGCCATCGTGAACCTGGGCCAGAAAGACCTGCTCATCGAAACCCAGGGCAACTGGGGCGACGTGCGTACCGGCGACGGTGCCGCCGCCGCCCGCTACATTGAGGCCCGGCTCTCGAAGTTTGCCATCGACGTGGTGTTCAACCCGGATACCACCGAGTGGCAGCTCAGCTACGACGGCCGCAAGCGCGAGCCCATCACGCTGCCCGTGAAGTTCCCGCTGCTGCTCGCGCAGGGCGTGGAGGGCATTGCTGTGGGCCTGAGCACCAAGATTATGCCCCACAACTTCCGCGAGCTGTGCAAGGCCAGCATCGACGTGCTGCGGGGTCGCGAGGTGCAGCTGTTCCCGGACTTCTCGACCGGCGGCCTGTGCGACGTGACCAATTACAACTCGGGTATGCGCGGGGCCAAAATCCGGCTGCGCGCCACCATCGAGAAGGTCGATAAAACTCTGCTCATCATCCGCGACATTCCCTACGGCTCCACCACCACGGCGCTGATGGAGAGCATCGTGAAGGCCTCGGAAGCCAATAAAATCAAGATTAAGAAGGTGGTCGACAACACGGCGGCCAACGTGGAGATTCAGGTGCAGCTGCCTACTGGCGTGTCGCCCGACCTTACCATGGACGCGCTGTACGCCTTCACCGATTGCGAAATCAGCATCTCGCCCAACACCTGCGTCATCATCGACGACAAGCCCCGCTTCGTGGGCGTGGAAGATGTACTGCGCCAGAGCACCAAGGCCACCGTGCGCCTGCTGGAGCGCGAGCTCGAAATCCGCCAGGATGAGCTATGGGAGCGTTGGCACAACGCTTCGCTGGAAAAAATCTTCATCGAAAACCGCATCTACCGCAAGATTGAGGAGTGCGAAACCTGGGCCGAAATCCTCGAAACGATTGATAAGGGCCTGAAGAAATTCGTGCGCATAGAAGGGGAGAAGGCCAAAGCGGAGGACACCCGCATTGTGCTCCGCCGTCCGATTGAGGAGGACGACCTCACGCGCCTCACCGAAATCCGCATCAAGCGCATCTCAAAATTCGACGCCTTCAAGGCCGACGAATACCTGCAAAAGCTGGAAGCCGAGCTGGCCGAAGTAGCCGACCACCTGGCCAACCTCACGCGTTACGCCATCAACTACTTCGAGGGCCTGCTGAAAAAGTACGGCGCGGGCCGCGAGCGCAAAACCCAGCTCCGCACCTTCGACGTGGTAACGGCTCAGAAAGTGGCCATCGCCAACCAGAAGCTTTACGTGAACCGTGTAGACGGTTTCGTGGGCTACGGCCTAAAAAAGGACGAATTTGTGTGCGACTGCTCCGATTTGGACGATATCATCGCCATCAAGCGCGACGGCACGTTCATGGTAACCAAAATCGGTGATAAGACCTTCGTGGGCAAGGATATCCTGCACGTCGGGGTCTACAACAAGAACGATGACCGGCTGGTGTATAACATGGTGTACCTCGACGGCGCGTCGGGCATCAGCTTTGCCAAGCGCTTTCTCGTTTCGGGCATCACCCGCGACAAAACCTACGACCTGACCAAGGGCACCAAGGGCACCAAAACCCTCTACCTCACGGCCAACCCCAACTCGGAATCCGAGATTGTCAACATCCTGCTTTCCGACAAAGCCCCGGCGCGGGTGAAGCAGTTCGACTTCGATTTTGCCGAGCTCAGCATCAAGGGCAAGGGCTCGATGGGCAACATCGTGACCAAGCAGCCCATCAAAAAAATCACCCAGAAAACCCTGGGCGACTCCACGTTGGGCGGCCGCGAAATGTTCTTCGACAGCGTGGTGGGCCGCCTCAACACCGCCGGCCACGGCCGCTACCTGGGCACCTTCGACACCGAAAATGCCCTGCTGGTAGTGCACAAGGACGGCAGCTACGAGCTGACCGCGCCCGACCCCGCCATTCATTTCGATGTGCCCAACATGGTGCTGCTGCGCAAACTAGAATCCGACACGGTGCTCTCGACGGTGTACCTCGATGGGGAAAGCAAAGTGCACTACGTCAAGCGGTTCAGGATTGAAACTAGTACGCTGGCCAAGCGCTTTCTGTTTATTTCCGAAGCCAAAGGCTCGAAAATGCTGGCCGTGACGGCCAACCCCGAGCCGCTGGTGGAAGTCAAAATTCAGAAGGACAAGAAAGCCGAAAAGGAAACCGAAAACATTGCCCTGCACGACTTTATCGACGTAAAAGGCTGGAAGGCGATGGGCAACAAGCTCAACTACTACAAAATCCACGCCCTCGCGCTGCTCACCGACGAAGGCCCCGAGCCGCAACGCCGCGAAGTGAAAAAGCGCGCCGCTGCCCCCCGGCCCGGCGAAAATCCCGCCGGGGCCGAAGCCCAACCCGAGCCTGCCGGCCCCGTCGACGTAACCGCCGAGGAAGTGGCCCGCGCCCAGGAGCTGCTGAAGCGGCCCAAGGCACAGCTGGGGCTGTTTTAA
- a CDS encoding tetratricopeptide repeat protein, protein MLATAPPADPPAVRVKLFQAAALANSFKDSEALAVYQEILKGVPTHYLALWQAAVLSVEIGARYSDETRKSAYFDLGRQYADRALLLRPEGGESNYAVALALFNQATLYRAGARLRAFSDLRSHVYLATERRPDLPEAWQLRGRWQYRVAHYNIIERLYSKIVLGGVPPGGDSKEAMADLEKARELAPQNLQFCYDLARMYVYQGRRRRAIALLRKAERLPTFTSEDLVVSRLCRKMLPPLVRADARRQKRRAREGKKPKPAILAPADSSRARRDTLSRKQ, encoded by the coding sequence GTGCTGGCAACTGCCCCACCCGCCGACCCGCCGGCTGTGCGCGTCAAGCTATTCCAGGCCGCTGCGCTCGCCAATAGCTTCAAGGATTCCGAAGCCCTGGCCGTGTACCAGGAAATTCTGAAAGGGGTACCTACCCACTACCTGGCCCTGTGGCAGGCCGCCGTGCTGAGCGTAGAAATCGGTGCCCGTTACTCCGATGAAACCCGCAAATCGGCTTATTTCGACCTCGGCCGGCAGTACGCCGACCGCGCCCTTCTGCTCCGGCCCGAAGGCGGCGAGAGCAACTACGCCGTGGCCCTGGCCCTGTTCAACCAAGCCACGCTGTACCGCGCCGGTGCTCGTCTCAGAGCCTTCAGCGACCTGCGCTCGCACGTATATCTGGCCACCGAGCGCCGGCCCGACCTGCCCGAAGCCTGGCAGCTGCGCGGCCGCTGGCAGTACCGCGTGGCGCACTACAACATAATAGAACGCCTGTACAGTAAAATCGTGCTCGGTGGGGTGCCGCCCGGCGGCGACAGCAAAGAAGCCATGGCCGACTTGGAAAAAGCCCGCGAGCTGGCTCCCCAAAACCTGCAATTTTGCTACGATTTGGCCCGAATGTACGTCTACCAGGGCCGCCGCCGCCGCGCAATTGCCTTGCTGCGCAAGGCCGAGCGCCTGCCCACCTTCACCAGCGAAGACTTGGTGGTAAGCCGCCTGTGCCGCAAAATGCTGCCCCCGCTGGTGCGTGCCGATGCGCGCCGCCAGAAACGCCGTGCGCGCGAAGGCAAAAAACCTAAACCCGCTATTCTGGCTCCCGCTGATTCCAGCCGGGCGCGCCGCGATACCCTCAGCCGCAAGCAGTAG
- a CDS encoding tetratricopeptide repeat protein produces MTMRFSVSIRFSSRWLPLVGSLAVAACQSAPSEQPDTLVNLKTVQSGPRVQADELNGAIAREPRNTALLARRATLRLAAGQPTAALTDVAAALEIDDSDSNLYFIQAKAYRALGQLPAALAAARQAADLGFSGPELPLFVGETHLAARNYPAALDNLDRTLRLDPDQPAALFYKGLAYAATADTSTAVQYLQDALARDSREPEILHQLAFLLNAWRIPADAARYAALGMKLDTASGLLRYDYGRQLELQGRPDSALWYYRRALTLDTSVYRADYRLGLSAVKARQPVTVIKHLTRALRRNPRLPEARSLLAEALETQGRLSEALVQYRLLVAENPGNPHWTFKVWKTNGMVQATLPDSLRTAPRYFYRRPMARPRIEPVAPVSPLNSATGNQ; encoded by the coding sequence ATGACCATGCGCTTTTCGGTTTCGATACGGTTTTCTTCGCGTTGGCTACCGCTGGTGGGCTCCCTGGCCGTGGCTGCCTGCCAGTCCGCGCCCTCCGAGCAGCCCGACACCCTGGTGAACCTGAAAACAGTGCAGAGCGGCCCCCGCGTGCAGGCCGATGAGCTCAACGGGGCCATCGCTCGCGAGCCCCGCAATACGGCCCTGCTGGCCCGCCGCGCCACCCTGCGCCTGGCTGCCGGCCAGCCCACCGCCGCCCTCACCGACGTAGCCGCCGCTCTGGAAATAGACGATTCCGACAGCAACCTCTACTTCATTCAGGCCAAAGCCTACCGTGCGCTGGGGCAGCTGCCCGCCGCCCTGGCCGCCGCCCGCCAGGCTGCCGACCTTGGCTTTTCGGGTCCCGAACTACCGCTATTTGTGGGCGAAACCCACCTCGCCGCCCGCAACTACCCCGCCGCCCTCGACAACCTCGACCGCACCCTGCGCCTCGACCCCGACCAGCCCGCCGCGCTCTTCTACAAAGGCCTCGCCTACGCCGCCACCGCCGATACCAGCACCGCCGTGCAGTACCTGCAGGATGCCCTGGCCCGCGACTCCCGCGAGCCCGAAATCCTGCACCAGCTGGCCTTTCTGCTTAATGCCTGGCGCATACCCGCCGATGCGGCCCGCTACGCCGCCCTCGGGATGAAGCTCGATACCGCTTCCGGTTTGTTGCGCTACGACTACGGCCGTCAGCTGGAGCTGCAAGGCCGTCCGGATAGTGCCCTGTGGTACTATCGCCGCGCCCTGACCCTCGATACCAGCGTGTACCGGGCCGATTATCGTCTGGGCCTGTCCGCCGTTAAAGCCCGCCAGCCCGTTACCGTCATCAAGCACCTTACCCGTGCCTTGCGCCGCAACCCGCGCCTGCCCGAAGCCCGCTCGCTGCTTGCTGAAGCCCTCGAAACGCAGGGCCGCCTCTCCGAGGCCCTGGTCCAGTACCGCCTGCTCGTGGCCGAAAATCCCGGCAACCCGCACTGGACGTTTAAAGTGTGGAAGACGAATGGCATGGTGCAGGCCACTTTGCCCGATAGCCTGCGCACCGCGCCGCGCTACTTTTACCGCCGCCCCATGGCTCGGCCCCGCATCGAGCCCGTCGCGCCGGTTTCTCCGCTGAATTCAGCAACGGGGAATCAATAG
- the thrS gene encoding threonine--tRNA ligase produces the protein MLNITLPDGSQRQLPDGATGYDVAASISEGLARNALAVTVNGDVRDLHRPLPDNAQVSILTWNDTAGKSTYWHSSAHLMAEALEALYPGVKLAIGPAIENGFYYDVDLGDGRSISSEDFPEIEKKMLELAKTKSRYERRDVSKADAIAYFTDKQDPYKLELIDGLEDGQITFYTQGGFTDLCRGPHIPDTSTIKAAKLMNVAGAYWRGDEKNKQLTRLYGITFPKAKDLTEYLERLEEAKRRDHRKLGKELKLFAFSEKVGAGLPLWLPKGTALRERLEQFLRKAQVKAGYQPVVTPHIGSKELYVTSGHYEKYGADSFQPIKTPNPGEEFFLKPMNCPHHCEIYKTEPRSYRDLPVRYAEFGTVYRYEQSGELHGLTRVRGFTQDDAHIFCRPDQVKEEFKKVIDLVLYVFKNLGFEDYTAQISLRDPENKTKYIGTDENWVLAESAIIEAAAEKGLSTTTELGEAAFYGPKLDFMVRDALGRRWQLGTIQVDYNLPERFDLEYVASDNTKQRPVMLHRAPFGSLERFVAVLIEHCAGNFPLWLTPEQFIVLPISDKYIDYANEVKAQLEQRDLRGTVDARDERIGRKIRDAEMSKLPYLLVVGEKEAQDNIISVRKHGEGDLGSMPIEDFVKSVQSQIVEAY, from the coding sequence ATGCTCAACATCACCCTCCCCGACGGCTCCCAGCGCCAGCTGCCCGACGGCGCTACCGGCTACGACGTCGCCGCCAGCATCTCCGAAGGCCTTGCCCGCAATGCCCTCGCCGTCACCGTCAACGGTGACGTGCGCGACCTCCACCGCCCCCTGCCTGACAATGCGCAGGTTAGCATCCTCACCTGGAACGACACCGCCGGCAAATCCACCTACTGGCACTCCTCGGCCCACCTCATGGCCGAGGCCCTCGAAGCGCTGTACCCCGGCGTGAAGCTGGCCATCGGCCCGGCCATCGAAAACGGCTTTTACTACGATGTCGACCTCGGCGACGGCCGCAGCATCAGCAGCGAAGACTTCCCCGAAATCGAGAAGAAGATGCTCGAGCTGGCCAAAACGAAAAGCCGCTACGAGCGCAGGGACGTTTCCAAAGCCGATGCCATTGCCTACTTCACCGACAAGCAGGACCCCTACAAGCTGGAGCTGATTGACGGCCTCGAAGACGGTCAAATTACCTTCTACACGCAGGGCGGCTTCACCGACCTCTGTCGCGGCCCGCACATCCCCGACACCAGCACCATCAAGGCGGCCAAGCTCATGAACGTAGCCGGTGCCTATTGGCGCGGCGACGAGAAGAACAAGCAGCTCACGCGCCTCTACGGTATCACTTTCCCCAAGGCCAAGGACCTCACCGAGTACCTCGAACGTCTCGAGGAAGCCAAGCGGCGCGACCATCGCAAGCTGGGCAAAGAGCTGAAGCTGTTTGCTTTCTCCGAGAAAGTAGGAGCGGGGCTGCCCCTGTGGCTGCCCAAAGGCACCGCCCTGCGCGAGCGCCTCGAACAGTTCCTGCGCAAAGCCCAGGTGAAGGCCGGCTACCAGCCCGTCGTCACGCCCCACATCGGCTCCAAGGAGCTGTACGTTACCAGCGGCCACTACGAGAAATACGGTGCCGACTCGTTCCAGCCCATCAAAACGCCCAACCCCGGCGAGGAATTCTTCCTCAAGCCGATGAATTGCCCCCACCACTGCGAAATATATAAAACCGAGCCCCGCAGCTACCGCGACCTACCCGTGCGCTACGCCGAATTCGGCACCGTGTACCGCTACGAGCAGTCGGGCGAGCTGCACGGCCTCACCCGCGTGCGCGGTTTCACGCAGGACGACGCCCACATCTTCTGCCGTCCCGACCAGGTGAAGGAGGAGTTCAAAAAGGTGATTGACCTGGTGCTCTATGTCTTCAAAAACCTCGGTTTTGAAGACTATACGGCCCAAATCAGCCTGCGCGACCCTGAGAACAAAACCAAGTACATCGGCACCGATGAAAACTGGGTTCTGGCCGAAAGCGCCATCATTGAGGCTGCCGCCGAAAAAGGCCTTTCCACCACCACCGAATTGGGCGAAGCCGCCTTCTACGGTCCCAAGCTCGACTTCATGGTGCGCGACGCCCTCGGCCGCCGCTGGCAGCTTGGCACCATTCAGGTCGATTACAACCTGCCCGAGCGCTTCGACCTCGAATACGTGGCCTCCGACAACACCAAGCAGCGCCCCGTGATGCTGCACCGCGCGCCCTTCGGCTCGCTGGAGCGTTTCGTGGCCGTGCTCATCGAGCACTGCGCCGGCAACTTCCCGCTCTGGCTCACCCCCGAGCAGTTCATCGTGCTGCCCATCTCGGACAAGTACATCGACTACGCCAACGAGGTGAAAGCCCAACTGGAGCAGCGCGACCTGCGCGGCACCGTGGATGCCCGCGACGAGCGCATCGGCCGCAAAATCCGCGATGCCGAGATGAGCAAGCTGCCTTATCTGCTAGTGGTAGGGGAGAAGGAAGCCCAGGACAACATCATCAGTGTGCGCAAGCATGGCGAAGGTGACCTCGGCTCGATGCCGATTGAGGATTTCGTGA